A single region of the Syngnathus acus chromosome 6, fSynAcu1.2, whole genome shotgun sequence genome encodes:
- the LOC119124837 gene encoding seipin-like, producing the protein MYEYKEAPSEQRPAEPQRGSAARFRARGIATGTGQSTMGATMGPLLPWLHDVAAVTLLKARRTLFQAAVLFCVLGLLLWVSIFLYGSFYYSYMPTVSFSAPVHFYYSSDCEASESELCSFPTANISLLRNDRDQVMAYGQPYRISLELELPESPVNEHLGMFMVRMSCYTKGGKMVSSVRRSTMLHYRSTLLQTLSTFFFSPLLLTGMAEQKQLIEIELFPSYKTNSYQPTIGTVIEIQSKRVQIYSSQLRIHAYFTGVRYVIYNFPLTSAVIGVATNFAFLSVIVLFSYLQFIWGGIWPPDQVRVKVMIGDSTRMQQRREEVKKRMEKENSQKELNSQKELDSPRLIGSLNDTPDEQADDTAVAQSSNTSFVEVNATEADVPDSEKDVSPDSVMPEAIDLSETTLRQRSGPSKSHVDIKST; encoded by the coding sequence ATGTATGAATATAAAGAGGCACCATCGGAGCAGCGGCCAGCAGAGCCACAGAGAGGAAGCGCTGCCCGATTCAGAGCGAGAGGAATCGCTACGGGGACTGGACAAAGCACGATGGGGGCTACGATGGGACCGCTTCTGCCCTGGCTGCACGATGTGGCAGCCGTGACTCTCCTGAAGGCCCGGAGAACCTTATTCCAAGCTGCTGTACTTTTCTGTGTTCTGGGACTACTGCTCTGGGTGTCCATATTCCTGTACGGTAGTTTCTATTATTCCTACATGCCCACTGTGAGCTTCTCGGCCCCCGTGCACTTCTACTACAGCTCCGATTGTGAGGCATCAGAATCAGAGCTTTGCTCATTCCCGACGGCCAACATCTCCCTCTTGAGGAACGACCGGGACCAGGTGATGGCTTATGGCCAACCTTATCGAATATCTTTGGAGTTGGAGTTACCAGAGTCTCCTGTGAATGAACATCTGGGCATGTTTATGGTCAGAATGTCGTGCTACACTAAAGGTGGCAAGATGGTGTCGTCTGTTCGACGTTCAACAATGCTGCATTACCGCTCCACCCTTTTGCAGACCCTCAGcactttcttcttttctcctctcctcttgACCGGGATGGCTGAACAGAAGCAGCTCATAGAAATCGAGCTCTTCCCTTCCTACAAGACCAATAGTTATCAGCCAACTATCGGCACAGTCATCGAGATCCAATCCAAACGTGTGCAAATCTACTCCTCCCAGCTCCGCATTCATGCATATTTCACCGGCGTCCGTTACGTCATCTACAACTTCCCCTTGACATCTGCTGTGATCGGTGTGGCCACCAATTTCGCCTTCCTCAGCGTGATTGTGCTTTTCAGCTACCTGCAATTTATATGGGGTGGCATCTGGCCCCCGGATCAGGTACGTGTCAAAGTCATGATTGGGGACAGCACACGCATGCAGCAGAGAAGAGAGGAGGTGAAGAAGCGCATGGAGAAGGAAAATTCCCAGAAAGAACTGAATTCCCAGAAAGAGCTGGATTCCCCAAGACTGAttggatctttgaatgatacACCCGATGAGCAGGCCGATGACACGGCGGTGGCGCAGTCATCAAATACATCGTTTGTAGAAGTAAATGCCACTGAAGCTGATGTTCCTGATTCCGAGAAAGATGTGTCTCCTGACTCCGTAATGCCTGAAGCGATAGACCTGAGTGAGACGACACTCCGACAGAGATCTGGTCCATCAAAAAGCCATGTTGATATTAAGAGTACTTAA
- the lrrc10 gene encoding leucine-rich repeat-containing protein 10: MGNAMRGVIAFIPSKRCQRFLVGDLEEMPLDRTLDLSSRQLRQFPVAACVFDELVKLYLSDNNLSSLPDELDRLRKLQLLALDFNCFEELPAAVCRLPQLNILYLGNNKLFYLPEELQDLKELNTLWLETNCFTVFPIVICELPNLKTLHLGYNQIRCLPYELNRLEELRSIWLAGNELTEFPPVLLEMHFLAVIDVDRNKIQRFPALSYLQGLKLVIYDHNPCVNAPMVAEGVRRVGRWADCSDDEQEDEGSKAKVSEMEPEEEPNV, encoded by the coding sequence ATGGGAAATGCCATGCGAGGTGTCATCGCCTTCATTCCGTCAAAACGCTGTCAGCGCTTCCTAGTGGGGGACCTGGAGGAGATGCCGCTTGATCGGACTCTGGACCTGAGTAGCCGTCAGTTGCGCCAGTTCCCTGTTGCTGCTTGTGTCTTTGATGAGCTGGTGAAGCTCTATCTGAGCGACAACAACCTTAGCAGTTTGCCTGATGAACTCGACCGCCTGAGGAAGCTTCAGCTTCTGGCTCTTGACTTTAACTGCTTTGAGGAGCTACCTGCAGCTGTCTGCAGACTGCCTCAGCTTAACATCCTTTACTTGGGTAACAACAAACTCTTCTACCTCCCCGAGGAACTCCAAGACCTGAAGGAACTTAACACCCTGTGGCTGGAGACAAATTGCTTTACAGTCTTCCCAATTGTGATTTGTGAGCTTCCCAATCTCAAGACCCTGCACCTTGGCTACAACCAAATACGCTGCTTACCCTATGAACTTAACAGGCTGGAAGAACTGAGAAGTATTTGGCTGGCTGGGAACGAGCTGACGGAGTTCCCGCCAGTGTTGTTGGAAATGCACTTCCTTGCTGTCATTGACGTGGATCGCAACAAAATCCAGCGCTTCCCCGCCCTCTCATATTTGCAGGGGCTAAAACTAGTCATCTATGACCACAATCCATGTGTCAATGCACCAATGGTGGCTGAAGGAGTCCGAAGGGTCGGGCGTTGGGCGGACTGCTCCGACGATGAACAGGAAGACGAGGGTTCGAAAGCCAAGGTCTCAGAGATGGAGCCAGAGGAGGAGCCCAACGTTTAA